The following proteins are co-located in the Callithrix jacchus isolate 240 chromosome 10, calJac240_pri, whole genome shotgun sequence genome:
- the LOC100387771 gene encoding olfactory receptor 52K2-like, whose product MSASNTTSTHPAAFLLMGIPGLEHLHIWISIPFCSAYTLALLGNCTLLLIIQAEAALHEPMYLFLAMLAAIDLILSSSTLPKMLAIFWFRDREINFFACLVQMFFLHSFSIMESAVLLAMAFDRYMAICKPLHYTTILTGSLITKIGMASVARAVTLMTPLSFLLRGFHYCRGPVIAHCYCEHMAVVRLACGDTRFNNIYGIAVAMLIGVLDLFFIILSYIFILQTVLQLSSQEARYKAFGTCVSHIGAILAFYTPAVISSFMHRMARHAAPHVHILLANLYLLFPPMINPIIYGVKTKQIRERVLGVFLRKDV is encoded by the coding sequence ATGTCAGCCTCCAATACCACCTCAACACATCCAGCTGCCTTCCTGTTGATGGGGATTCCAGGCCTGGAGCACCTGCACATCTGGATCTCCATACCCTTCTGCTCAGCATATACACTGGCCCTGCTTGGAAACTGCACCCTCCTTCTCATCATCCAGGCTGAGGCAGCCCTCCATGAGCCCATGTACCTCTTTCTGGCCATGTTGGCAGCCATCGACCTGATCCTTTCCTCCTCAACGCTGCCCAAAATGCTTGCCATATTCTGGTTCAGGGATCGGGAGATCAACTTCTTTGCCTGCCTGGTCCAGATGTTCTTCCTTCACTCCTTCTCCATCATGGAGTCAGCAGTGCTGCTGGCCATGGCCTTTGACCGCTAtatggccatctgcaagccactGCATTATACCACGATCCTGACTGGGTCCCTCATCACCAAAATTGGCATGGCTTCTGTGGCTCGGGCTGTGACCCTGATGACTccactctccttcctgctgcgAGGCTTCCACTACTGCCGAGGCCCAGTGATTGCCCACTGCTACTGTGAACACATGGCTGTGGTGAGGCTGGCGTGTGGGGACACTCGCTTCAACAATATCTATGGCATTGCTGTGGCCATGTTGATTGGAGTGTTGGATCTATTCTTTATCATCCTATCTTATATctttatccttcagactgttctacAACTCTCCTCTCAGGAGGCCCGCTACAAGGCATTTGGGACATGTGTGTCTCACATAGGTGCCATCTTAGCCTTCTACACACCTGcagtcatttcttcattcatgcaCCGTATGGCCCGCCATGCTGCCCCTCATGTCCACATTCTCCTCGCCAATCTCTATCTTCTCTTTCCACCCATGATCAATCCCATCATCTATGGTGTTAAGACCAAGCAGATCCGTGAGAGAGTCTTAGGGGTATTCCTGAGAAAGGATGTATGA